The Ferrovibrio sp. MS7 sequence CGGCACCAGCACCAACAGCTACCTGATCAAGATGGGCTCGATCACCGGTACGTCCGCCGGCTCTTCCGCTTTCATCAATGATCAGGTCTATGCTGCCCGCGACATCGCCGGCGCCACCGACAACACCTTCAATGGCGGCGCCAGCGTGAATGGCGGCTCCTCGGTGAGCGTGGACCAACGCGGCATCATGGTAACCCACACGCTGGCGGAGGTTTCCTCCAGTGCCATCCCGAGCGGCGTTACCCTGTGTAGCTGCGATTATCTGCAATGGGGCTGGTGGATCACCGATATCCGCCACGGCACCGGCGATACCAATGGCGAACGCGACCGCGTGCATCTCGCCACCTGGGTCGCCGGTACACTGCCGAATGTGGCCGAAGTGCCGACCACCGGCACCGCCAGCTACAACGGCAGCGTGATCGGCAGCGTGAACAACAACGGCGCACGTTACATTGCCATGGGCAATTATACCCAAAGCTGGAACTTCGCCACCAAGGCGGGTACGGCGACAATCAACAGCTTTGACAACCTTGCCAATATCAGCGGTGCGCTCTCTTCCGGTAACGGCCGCGATTTCAATGGCGCGCTTACCGGCAGCGCCGGCATTACCGGCCAGCTTGCAGGCTCGTTCTTCAAGGGCGGCACCGATCCGGTGAAGGCGGCGGCGGGCAACTTCACGCTCACCGGTACCAATTATCAGGCCGCCGGCACCTTCGCCGCGCAGAAGCCGTAAGCACATTGCGCCAGCCGTCCCATCATGGGGACGGCTGGCGGAAGCGCCGGATGTAGTTGTTGCGCTTAAAGCCGCGCGGCGGCCGCCTTGCTCGCAGCAAGGCGCTTTTCCAGCATCGGCGCCATCACGCCGCGCATCTTGCTCAAAACAACTTCCCCTGCTCCCTCAGGCGAACCAGCATTGAACGGCGGCGCCGGATCATACTCGATGGAAAGCTGGATCGCCTTGGCCACATCTTCGCCCAGCATTTCCGCCACCAGCGCCAGCGCGAAATCGATGCCGGCGGTGACGCCGCCTCCGGTGACGCGGTTGCGGTCAATTACATACCGCGCCTGCGCCGGATAGGCGCCAAACATCACCAACTGGTCATGCGAGGCCCAATGGGTGGTCGCCTTGTAGCCTTTCAGCAAGCCAGCGGCACCCAGCACCAGCGCACCGGTGCAGACCGAAGTGATCCAGCGCGCGCCATCGGCCTGGCGGCGCAGGAATTCCAGCACCTCGTCATCCAGCATCAGGTCGATCTGACCCGGTCCGCCCGGCACGCAGATCACATCCAGTTGCGGCGCCTCAGCCAGTGTCTTGCTCGGCAATAGATGCAGACCACGATCATCACGCACCGGCTCCAGCGTCTTCCACAGAAGATGCACTGTGGCGCCCGGCGTGCGGGCAAAGACCTCGAACGGTCCGGTGAGATCAAGCTGCGTCAGGTTGGGGAACAGCAACAGGCCGATCTGCATGGTCATCTCCTTCAGGCCGATTACGCTTGGGCCGGCTTCGCTTGTTTGCGCCGCTCGGCGAAGATGCGCCGCAGCGTGTCGCGGATATCGCGTACCTCGGCGCCCTGCAGCAGGCCGCGCGCCTGCATCTCGGCATGGGCGCGGGGCAGATTGTAAAACGGGATCGCCGGATAGAGATGGTGCTCGATGTGATAGTTCACGCTATGCGGAAACATCAGCCAGATCAGCCAGCCCGGCCCGGTATTGCTGCGCGCCGCCAGCAGCGGCGACGTGGTGTCGCTCACCGCGCCATGCTCGCAGATGGCGCGCAGCCGCAGCAAAGCCTGCAACAGCGTCACCAGCGGCAGCAGCCACAGCACCAGGTATTCCAACAGATAGCCGCCAGCATAGGCGGCGATGGGGGCGGCAACATGGAATCCCACCACCCACCAGCGGTCGATACGCGCGGCACGCCGCAGTTCCGGTGCGGTATCGTCGAGCGGACGATTCACGGCGGTGGCGTCGTCATTGATCGCCGGGGCGCCGAAGAAATAGGCGTAGGTCTTGGGCGCGGTGGCGCCAGTGAGGTCGCGCAGCAGCTTCTTCGCCAGATAGGCGCGACCGCGCGGATAGCCGCCATGCAGCGGAATATCAGGATCGCGCGACTCATAGAGGTGATTGTGGTGCAGGCGGTGCACCACGCGGTAGGTGCGCATCGAGATGCCCACCGGGATCGCCACCAGGCAGCCGACGAGATCATTGAGCCAGCGCTGTGCGAACAGCCGGTAATGCGCGGCATCATGCGCCAGCACGAAGCAGGCCTGCTGGCGCGAGCAGATCACCACCAGCATCGGCGCCACCACCCAGGGCGTCCACCAGACCAGCGACACGGCAATCGCCGCCGCCAGCACCCCCAGGGTCTCGATCACACCCAGCATCGCCGGCCAGAAAGAGAGCTGATAGAGCTGCTTCAACACATCCGGCGGCAGGCCGGCGGCGCGGCGGCCATCGGCGCGGAATTCCCTGCCTAGCTGGGTTTCAGGAGCAGTGCTGCCCGGCGTTTCCATGACCCGAGCATAGCCAGCACCGGGGTAGCGAGGAAGCCCTTGCCTATGCGGGACCAATGCGCCAACGCGGCCGCGCCAGCATCACCAGGTCCCCGGCTTGATCGCGCAATTCTACACGGCCCTGCACATCCTGCGGTTTCGACCAATCCTGGTCCTCAATGCGGCATTCCGCCGTGATCGGGCCCCGCGCCTTCTTGAGGAAATCGCTGTCCATGCCGGTGACGATCCAACGGCCTTCGCGCGGCTGGCCACTGCTCATTGCCAGGTTGGCGGTGGTCTCGGCCAGGGTGATCAATGCCGTGGCATGGATCGAGCGCAGATGGTTGCGCACGCCGCGGCGGTCGGCCAGGCGCATGCGGGCGCGACCGGGTTCCAGGCTCAGCACATCGGGCCGGATCGTCGCGGCATAGGGCACCACGAAGCCGAGCAGACGGCCAAACAGGTAACGCCCGCCGGGCAGGCGATTGAAACTGTGCCACTGCTTCATCAATTGCGCGGCCATGTCATTTACTCCTGGATGGGGTGAAAAGCAGGGCGGCGACGGCAAGGTCGCCGAGATGCTGGATCGCCTGGGCCGGGCTTTCCTTGGCCTGGCCATCGAGCCACAGCCGCAGCCAGAGCTGCGCCGGGCCGATCAGTTGCGCCAGCAGGATTTCCGCCGGCATCTGCGCCAGGCCGCCCGCCCCCTGGGCCTGGCGGAACAGCGCCCCGACCTGGCCATGGAACGCGCGCGTGCCAGCACGGATATCGGCATCGGCCTTGGCCAGCGCACCTGCGCGGCGCGCAGTGGCCAGGAAGGCGGCTTCGGCGCGATGCTGCGTCGCCCAGCCGATATGGCCGGCGACACAGGCACGGATCAGGCCGGCGGCATCGCCGCGCGCCTTTGCCAGGGCGGCCAGCAACGCCTCGCGCGAACCCGCCAGGCAATCGGCATACAGCGCGGCAGCAATGCCTTCGCGGTCGCCGAAGAAGTGATAGATGCTGCCGGTACTGGCACCTGCGGCATCGCGGATCATCTCAATCGTGGTGCCTTGCAGGCCATGGCGTGAGAAACAGCCAAGTGCTGCCGCCAGGATACGGCCGCGCGTGATCTCGCCGCGCGGCGGTTTCGGCGGCGCCTTGGGCAACGGTTTCGGACGGACGGCAAGGGCTGTCTTGGCCATGGCCGCACTATACGGCATCTAGAATATTTTTCTAGAATAAAATTTTAATTACTCAAGGCCGGCTGATTTCCGCTGGCGCCGCCCCATCATCGGGTCCAGACTGCCGGAAACGTCTCGCCCCGCCGGCAGCAGGAGGAATGCCATGCTGTTTGCCAATGATTTCACGCGCCGCCTTGGCCTCGATCACCCGCTGGTGCAGGCACCGATGGCCGGCGAAACATCCACCGTGCCGCTGAGCCTGGAAGCCAGCAAGGCAGGCGCCCTCGGCTCGCTTGGCGCTGCCTATTTCACCCCGGCCAAGCTGCGCGACTCGATCCGTGCCATGCGCTCTGGCACCGACCGCAGCTTCGCGGTGAACCTGTTCATCCCGGTGCCCTGGGGCCGCGATCCGGCCCGCGAAGCCGCCTATGCCGCCGAAATCGCGCGGGCACATCAGGCGCTCGGCCTGGAGCCGCCGCAGCCACCGGCCCAGATCGAGGAAAGCTTCGAGGCGCAGATGCAGGTGGTGCTGGAAGAAGCGCCGCCAGTGTTCAGTTCCACCTTCGGCGCCCCGGATGCGGATCTGGTGACCGCGCTGCAGCAGCGCAGTATCTACGTGATCGGCACTGCCACTACCGTCGCTGAAGCCCTGGTGCTCAAGCAGCGCGGCGTAGACGCCATCATCGCCCAAGGCGCGGAGGCCGGCGGCCATCGCGGCAGTTTCCTCAAGCCCTTCAGCCAATCCATGATCGGCACCATGGCGCTGGTGCCGCAGATCGTTGATGCCACCGGCCTGCCGGTACTGGCGGCGGGCGGTATCGGCGATGGACGCGGCGTGGCCGCTGCGCTTTGCCTTGGCGCCAGCGCCGCAGCCCTCGGTTCGGCTTTTCTGCTTTCGCCGGAAAGTGGCGCCAGTGCCGCCTACCGCGCCGCGCTGACCAGCCCGGCCCAGACCGAAACCACGATCACCCGCGCCTTTTCCGGGCGGCCGGCGCGCGGCCTGCGCAATGATTTCCTGGAACGGCTGGAAGGCCGCGAGGAGATCATCCCGGATTACCCGATCCCCAATGCCTGGAGCCGCCCGATGCGGCAGGCCGCCGCGCGCCAGGGCGAGGCCGGCTACCTGTCGCTCTGGGCCGGTCAGGCCGCCGCCATGACCAAGCCTGAGCCGGTGGCAACCATCGTGGCGCGCGTGATGGCCCAGGCCAAAGCCGTACTGGGCGAGACTTGATCCCCCAGGCTTTGCTTGATGCTGGGCGACTTGATCCCTGCCAGCTTCATTGCTAGGTCCTGAGCATGGGACCGCTGGAGACTTACCGCGCCAAGCTGGCAGCGGGCGAATTGCAGGGCGACGAGGCGCAGGAACTTGCCGCCGAGAAGCTGGAATTGCTCAGCCGTCGCCTGGCGCATTACACGCCGGGCCAGGGCGATGAAGGCTGGCTGCAGCGCCTGAGCTTCGGCCGCAAGCGCGAGCCGGCACCGCAGGGCCTCTATATCTTCGGCGAGGTCGGGCGCGGCAAATCCATGCTGATGGACCTGTTCTTCGCCACCGCACCGGTAGCGAAGAAGCGCCGGGTGCATTTCCATGCCTTCATGCAGGAGGTGCATGCGGCGATTTTCCGCTACCGCAGCCTGCCGGAAGACGCGCCTGAGAAAAAGAAGGGCGGCGACGATCCGATCAAGCCGGTGGCCAAGGCCATTGCCGAACAGGCATGGCTGCTCTGCTTCGATGAATTGCAGGTGACGGATGTAGCCGATGCCATGATCCTCGGCCGGCTGTTCCAGAAGCTGTTCGACCGTGGCGTGGTGGTGGTGGCAACCTCCAACCGTGCCCCAGACGAGCTTTATCTCAACGGCCTCAACCGGCCGCTTTTCGTGCCATTCATCGCGCTGTTCAAGGAAAAGCTAGATGTGCTGCAGCTTGCCGCCGCGCGCGATTACCGGCTGCAGCGGCTCTCTGGCGCGAA is a genomic window containing:
- a CDS encoding TetR/AcrR family transcriptional regulator: MAKTALAVRPKPLPKAPPKPPRGEITRGRILAAALGCFSRHGLQGTTIEMIRDAAGASTGSIYHFFGDREGIAAALYADCLAGSREALLAALAKARGDAAGLIRACVAGHIGWATQHRAEAAFLATARRAGALAKADADIRAGTRAFHGQVGALFRQAQGAGGLAQMPAEILLAQLIGPAQLWLRLWLDGQAKESPAQAIQHLGDLAVAALLFTPSRSK
- a CDS encoding fatty acid desaturase family protein codes for the protein METPGSTAPETQLGREFRADGRRAAGLPPDVLKQLYQLSFWPAMLGVIETLGVLAAAIAVSLVWWTPWVVAPMLVVICSRQQACFVLAHDAAHYRLFAQRWLNDLVGCLVAIPVGISMRTYRVVHRLHHNHLYESRDPDIPLHGGYPRGRAYLAKKLLRDLTGATAPKTYAYFFGAPAINDDATAVNRPLDDTAPELRRAARIDRWWVVGFHVAAPIAAYAGGYLLEYLVLWLLPLVTLLQALLRLRAICEHGAVSDTTSPLLAARSNTGPGWLIWLMFPHSVNYHIEHHLYPAIPFYNLPRAHAEMQARGLLQGAEVRDIRDTLRRIFAERRKQAKPAQA
- the zapE gene encoding cell division protein ZapE; the encoded protein is MGPLETYRAKLAAGELQGDEAQELAAEKLELLSRRLAHYTPGQGDEGWLQRLSFGRKREPAPQGLYIFGEVGRGKSMLMDLFFATAPVAKKRRVHFHAFMQEVHAAIFRYRSLPEDAPEKKKGGDDPIKPVAKAIAEQAWLLCFDELQVTDVADAMILGRLFQKLFDRGVVVVATSNRAPDELYLNGLNRPLFVPFIALFKEKLDVLQLAAARDYRLQRLSGAKVWHSPLGAESDAALARAFALLTDDEAGEPADIELLGRKLHVPRQARGVAWFSFAELCESPLGPADFLAIARSFHSVIMGGIPELGPDRRNEAKRFVTLIDALYEAKVKLIASAAAPPETLYPSGDGAFEFQRCVSRLNEMQSDDYRAQRHIS
- a CDS encoding NAD(P)H-dependent flavin oxidoreductase — protein: MLFANDFTRRLGLDHPLVQAPMAGETSTVPLSLEASKAGALGSLGAAYFTPAKLRDSIRAMRSGTDRSFAVNLFIPVPWGRDPAREAAYAAEIARAHQALGLEPPQPPAQIEESFEAQMQVVLEEAPPVFSSTFGAPDADLVTALQQRSIYVIGTATTVAEALVLKQRGVDAIIAQGAEAGGHRGSFLKPFSQSMIGTMALVPQIVDATGLPVLAAGGIGDGRGVAAALCLGASAAALGSAFLLSPESGASAAYRAALTSPAQTETTITRAFSGRPARGLRNDFLERLEGREEIIPDYPIPNAWSRPMRQAAARQGEAGYLSLWAGQAAAMTKPEPVATIVARVMAQAKAVLGET
- a CDS encoding hotdog fold domain-containing protein, with translation MAAQLMKQWHSFNRLPGGRYLFGRLLGFVVPYAATIRPDVLSLEPGRARMRLADRRGVRNHLRSIHATALITLAETTANLAMSSGQPREGRWIVTGMDSDFLKKARGPITAECRIEDQDWSKPQDVQGRVELRDQAGDLVMLARPRWRIGPA
- a CDS encoding DJ-1/PfpI family protein gives rise to the protein MQIGLLLFPNLTQLDLTGPFEVFARTPGATVHLLWKTLEPVRDDRGLHLLPSKTLAEAPQLDVICVPGGPGQIDLMLDDEVLEFLRRQADGARWITSVCTGALVLGAAGLLKGYKATTHWASHDQLVMFGAYPAQARYVIDRNRVTGGGVTAGIDFALALVAEMLGEDVAKAIQLSIEYDPAPPFNAGSPEGAGEVVLSKMRGVMAPMLEKRLAASKAAAARL